The Sporocytophaga myxococcoides genome contains a region encoding:
- a CDS encoding MFS transporter, protein MENQSENRKGEKLLLFVLAAINFTHIMDFVIMMPMNPVLQSVLHINNKQFSLLVAAYAASAGIFGFVGSFFIDRFDRKTALLALYLGFIISTLGCALAQSYSLFLAARFLAGAFGGILGALVLAVIGDAIPEERRGKATGFVMAAFSAASIAGIPLGYFLAVKINWHMPFFLITAISLAVWVVAWKTFPSLRSHISVGIKQNPFALIKHIFSNSNLLWALLFTFVLMIAGLTVIPFISDYMVKNVGFEKDQIAYIYLFGGLATFYSSPAIGKLADLHGKRKVFIIMALISIIPILLVTNLPQVPKYAAFLVTTSFFIAFGGRFVPAMAMVTSSVEKKQRGGFMSFNSSVQQLSSALSSLLGGLIISTTLDDKVSGFWKLGLIASLATVLCVLISMKVKQVE, encoded by the coding sequence TTGGAAAATCAATCAGAAAATCGAAAAGGTGAGAAGCTGTTGTTATTTGTATTAGCGGCTATCAATTTCACCCACATCATGGACTTTGTAATCATGATGCCAATGAATCCTGTATTGCAGTCTGTATTGCATATCAATAATAAACAATTCTCTCTTTTAGTCGCCGCTTATGCTGCAAGTGCCGGTATATTTGGTTTTGTGGGGTCATTCTTTATTGACAGGTTTGACCGAAAGACGGCATTGTTAGCGCTATACCTTGGTTTTATAATTAGTACCCTTGGATGCGCTTTAGCGCAAAGCTATAGTTTATTTTTGGCCGCCAGATTTTTGGCTGGTGCATTTGGTGGCATATTGGGAGCTTTGGTTTTGGCCGTCATAGGGGATGCCATTCCGGAGGAAAGAAGAGGAAAAGCTACAGGATTTGTTATGGCAGCATTTTCCGCTGCTTCTATTGCCGGAATTCCTTTGGGGTATTTTCTGGCGGTAAAGATTAACTGGCATATGCCCTTTTTTTTAATTACTGCAATATCTTTGGCAGTATGGGTTGTCGCCTGGAAAACCTTTCCATCGCTCAGGAGCCATATTTCAGTGGGTATCAAGCAAAACCCTTTCGCTCTGATAAAGCACATTTTTAGTAATTCCAACTTGTTGTGGGCTTTGTTGTTTACGTTTGTTTTAATGATCGCTGGACTTACCGTTATTCCATTTATAAGTGATTATATGGTGAAAAATGTAGGCTTTGAAAAAGATCAGATTGCCTACATCTATCTGTTTGGAGGCCTTGCCACTTTTTATTCCAGCCCTGCGATAGGGAAACTTGCAGACCTGCATGGGAAAAGAAAAGTGTTTATTATAATGGCATTGATTTCAATTATCCCTATCTTACTTGTTACAAATCTCCCTCAAGTACCGAAATATGCAGCTTTCCTGGTTACTACTTCTTTCTTTATTGCATTCGGAGGACGGTTTGTACCTGCTATGGCCATGGTTACTTCAAGTGTTGAGAAAAAACAACGCGGTGGTTTCATGAGTTTCAATTCTTCTGTACAGCAGCTATCGTCAGCATTGTCTTCATTGTTGGGTGGACTAATTATTTCAACTACTCTTGATGATAAAGTTTCTGGATTTTGGAAGCTTGGTCTTATCGCAAGTTTAGCCACTGTCCTTTGCGTATTGATTTCAATGAAGGTTAAACAAGTGGAATAA
- a CDS encoding metallophosphoesterase family protein, giving the protein MRSFVLSDIHGCAITLRHMVESIINLTKQDCLYFLGDYIDRGPDSKGVIDYILELKEKGYNLRCLLGNHEDMLLQSFSDSTYERMWLLNGGDTSLKSFGVSTIHEIDEKYVSFFKELELYIVLDNYILVHAGLDFKSANIFSGKDVLVWTRYSEVDPLRTGNRIVVHGHTPMDQERILSKLDSSHENFEINIDGGCVYALSARKYGYLCCLLLETKEIFFSENLELQ; this is encoded by the coding sequence ATGAGGTCATTTGTTTTATCAGATATACATGGGTGTGCTATAACACTCAGGCATATGGTAGAATCAATCATAAATCTAACCAAACAAGACTGTTTATATTTCCTGGGAGATTATATTGATCGAGGTCCTGATAGCAAAGGTGTAATTGATTATATTCTGGAATTGAAAGAAAAAGGGTATAATTTAAGATGTCTTCTGGGGAATCATGAAGATATGTTGCTTCAGAGTTTTTCAGACAGCACTTATGAAAGAATGTGGCTTTTAAATGGAGGAGATACTTCACTGAAGAGTTTTGGAGTGTCAACGATACATGAGATTGATGAAAAGTATGTCTCTTTTTTTAAAGAACTAGAGTTGTATATAGTACTGGATAATTACATATTGGTTCATGCAGGTCTGGATTTTAAATCCGCGAATATTTTTTCAGGAAAAGATGTGCTTGTATGGACAAGGTATTCAGAAGTTGATCCATTGAGGACTGGTAATCGAATAGTGGTACATGGACACACTCCTATGGATCAGGAAAGGATTTTATCTAAGTTAGATTCTTCCCATGAAAATTTTGAGATTAACATAGACGGAGGTTGTGTCTATGCACTAAGTGCTCGTAAATACGGTTATTTATGCTGTCTTCTCCTCGAAACAAAGGAGATATTTTTTTCTGAAAACCTCGAATTGCAATAA
- a CDS encoding DUF4468 domain-containing protein — MRIFIFIAIVLLSFNKTFAQINLPKDQNGKITYTDIVIDSGASAQQLYLQAKNWIYKHHKSTSKSIELDSAAGKVTAKGYYLVYNKGVVSKQVHGAIRYNLLIEVKDNKYRYNFSDFVFEYYQQNRNYQYVPTGKEKPLEEEKFAGFQKSWDNHKIDNDKLIKNQISSLKSAMKNIDVVKPTPTKPAVDW; from the coding sequence ATGAGAATATTCATATTTATCGCCATCGTACTTCTTTCCTTTAATAAAACTTTTGCTCAGATCAATCTACCGAAAGATCAAAACGGAAAAATTACCTATACTGACATAGTCATTGATAGCGGAGCCAGTGCGCAACAATTATATCTCCAGGCTAAAAACTGGATATACAAACATCATAAGTCCACATCCAAATCAATAGAACTTGACTCTGCTGCCGGTAAGGTAACTGCAAAGGGATATTACCTTGTTTATAACAAGGGTGTAGTTTCCAAGCAGGTTCATGGCGCTATCAGATATAATTTACTAATTGAAGTAAAAGACAATAAATACCGTTACAACTTTAGCGATTTTGTTTTTGAATATTATCAGCAAAACCGGAATTATCAATATGTACCAACGGGGAAAGAAAAACCATTAGAAGAAGAAAAATTTGCAGGATTTCAGAAATCCTGGGACAATCATAAAATTGACAATGACAAATTGATAAAAAATCAAATCAGCAGCTTAAAATCTGCAATGAAAAATATTGATGTGGTGAAGCCCACTCCTACTAAACCTGCTGTTGATTGGTAA